One Streptomyces sp. RPA4-2 genomic window carries:
- a CDS encoding TrkA family potassium uptake protein, which yields MHIVIMGCGRVGSALAQTLEQQGHTVAVIDQDPTAFRRLGSGFGGRRVTGVGFDQDTLREAGIEEAGAFAAVSSGDNSNIIAARVAREMFGIENVAARIYDPRRAEVYQRLGIPTVATVRWTADQMLRRLLPSGAEPLWRDPTGGVQLAEVHASAAWVGHKISRLQDETGVRVAFLTRLGEAILPTSQTVLQEGDLVHVMMRTDDVEKVEASFAEGPEEENGH from the coding sequence GTGCACATCGTCATCATGGGCTGCGGCAGAGTGGGTTCCGCTCTCGCCCAGACCCTGGAGCAACAGGGGCACACGGTCGCGGTGATCGACCAGGACCCCACCGCCTTCCGACGACTCGGCTCCGGTTTCGGCGGCCGTCGTGTCACCGGAGTCGGCTTCGACCAGGACACCCTGCGCGAGGCGGGCATCGAGGAGGCCGGCGCCTTCGCCGCCGTGTCCAGCGGGGACAACTCGAACATCATCGCCGCCCGGGTCGCCCGGGAGATGTTCGGCATCGAGAACGTCGCGGCGCGCATCTACGACCCGCGCCGGGCCGAGGTCTACCAGCGCCTGGGCATCCCGACCGTCGCCACCGTCCGCTGGACGGCCGACCAGATGCTGCGCCGCCTGCTGCCGTCGGGCGCCGAGCCGTTGTGGCGCGATCCCACCGGTGGGGTGCAGCTCGCCGAGGTGCACGCCTCCGCCGCCTGGGTCGGCCACAAGATCAGCCGCCTCCAGGACGAGACCGGCGTGCGGGTGGCCTTCCTGACCCGGCTGGGCGAGGCGATTCTGCCCACCTCGCAGACGGTGCTGCAGGAGGGCGACCTCGTGCACGTGATGATGCGCACGGACGACGTCGAAAAGGTCGAGGCCTCGTTCGCCGAGGGCCCCGAAGAGGAGAACGGTCACTGA
- a CDS encoding APC family permease produces the protein MSKLTDVPKRILIGRALRSDRLGETLLPKRIALPVFASDPLSSVAYAPGEVLLVLSIAGVSAYHFSPWIAVAVVVLMFTVVASYRQNVHAYPSGGGDYEVANTNLGPRAGLTVASALLVDYVLTVAVSIASGIENLGSAIPFVVEHKVLCAVVVIVLLTLMNLRGVKESGKLFAIPTYVFVAGVFIMIAWGAFRGLVLNDTMRAPTSGYHIKAEHQGLAGFALIFLLLRAFSSGCAALTGVEAISNGVPAFRKPKSKNAASTLAAMGLLAVTMFCGIIALAMTTKVRMAENPATDLIHNGIPIGSGYVQNPVISQVAEAVFGKGSFLFIVLAAATALVLFLAANTAYNGFPLLGSILAQDRYLPRQLHTRGDRLAFSNGIVLLAGAATLLVVIYGADSTRLIQLYIVGVFVSFTLSQTGMVRHWNRHLRTETDPAKRSHMIRSRAINTFGAFFTGLVLVVVLVTKFTHGAWVALLGMMIFYATMSAIRKHYDRVAEEIAAPEGPSDDSVRPSRVHSVVLISKIHRPTLRALAYAKLMRSDTLEALSVNVDPAETKALREEWERRGITVPLKVLDSPYREITRPVIEYVKGLRRESPRDVVSVIIPEYVVGHWYEHLLHNQSALRLKGRLLFTPGVMVTSVPYQLESSEAAKQRARRRQDWNAPGAVRRGPAEERPKESSAPKG, from the coding sequence GTGTCCAAACTGACCGACGTGCCCAAACGGATCCTGATCGGGCGCGCACTGCGCAGTGATCGGCTCGGAGAGACGCTCCTGCCGAAGCGCATCGCACTCCCCGTCTTCGCTTCCGACCCGCTCTCCTCCGTGGCGTACGCCCCCGGAGAAGTGCTCCTGGTCCTTTCCATCGCGGGCGTGTCGGCCTACCACTTCAGCCCCTGGATCGCGGTCGCGGTCGTCGTGCTGATGTTCACGGTCGTGGCGTCGTACCGCCAGAACGTGCACGCGTACCCCAGCGGCGGCGGCGACTACGAGGTCGCCAACACCAACCTCGGCCCCCGGGCCGGTCTCACCGTCGCCAGCGCGCTCCTCGTCGACTACGTGCTCACCGTCGCCGTGTCGATCGCGTCCGGCATCGAGAACCTCGGCTCCGCCATCCCCTTCGTCGTCGAGCACAAGGTGCTCTGCGCCGTCGTCGTCATCGTGCTGCTCACGCTGATGAACCTGCGCGGGGTCAAGGAGTCCGGAAAGCTCTTCGCGATCCCGACGTACGTCTTCGTGGCGGGCGTCTTCATCATGATCGCGTGGGGCGCCTTCCGCGGGCTCGTCCTGAACGACACCATGCGGGCGCCGACCTCCGGCTACCACATCAAGGCCGAGCACCAGGGTCTCGCCGGCTTCGCGCTCATCTTCCTGCTGCTGCGCGCCTTCTCCTCCGGCTGCGCCGCGCTGACCGGCGTCGAGGCCATCTCCAACGGCGTCCCCGCCTTCCGCAAGCCCAAGTCGAAGAACGCCGCGTCCACGCTGGCCGCGATGGGCCTGCTCGCCGTCACCATGTTCTGCGGGATCATCGCGCTGGCCATGACGACCAAGGTCCGGATGGCCGAGAACCCGGCCACCGACCTGATTCACAACGGCATCCCGATCGGCTCCGGATACGTCCAGAACCCGGTGATCTCCCAGGTGGCCGAGGCCGTCTTCGGCAAGGGCAGCTTCCTGTTCATCGTGCTCGCCGCGGCCACCGCGCTGGTCCTGTTCCTCGCGGCGAACACCGCGTACAACGGATTCCCGCTGCTCGGCTCGATCCTCGCCCAGGACCGCTACCTCCCGCGCCAGTTGCACACCCGCGGCGACCGCCTCGCCTTCTCCAACGGCATCGTGCTGCTCGCGGGCGCGGCGACCCTGCTGGTGGTCATCTACGGCGCGGACTCGACGCGGCTCATCCAGCTCTACATCGTCGGCGTCTTCGTCTCGTTCACGCTCAGCCAGACCGGCATGGTCCGGCACTGGAACCGCCATCTGCGCACCGAGACGGACCCGGCCAAGCGCAGCCACATGATCCGCTCCCGGGCCATCAACACCTTCGGCGCGTTCTTTACCGGCCTGGTGCTCGTCGTCGTCCTGGTCACCAAGTTCACGCACGGCGCCTGGGTCGCCCTGCTCGGCATGATGATCTTCTACGCGACGATGAGCGCGATCCGTAAGCACTACGACCGGGTCGCCGAGGAGATCGCCGCCCCCGAGGGCCCCTCCGACGACAGCGTGCGCCCCTCCCGCGTCCACTCCGTCGTCCTGATCTCCAAGATCCACCGCCCGACCCTGCGGGCCCTCGCCTACGCCAAGCTGATGCGCTCCGACACCCTCGAAGCGCTCAGCGTCAACGTCGACCCGGCCGAGACGAAGGCGCTGCGCGAGGAGTGGGAGCGGCGCGGCATCACCGTACCGCTGAAGGTCCTCGACTCCCCGTACCGCGAGATCACCCGCCCGGTCATCGAGTACGTGAAGGGTCTGCGCAGGGAATCGCCGCGCGACGTGGTCTCCGTCATCATCCCCGAGTACGTGGTCGGCCACTGGTACGAGCACCTGCTGCACAACCAGAGCGCGCTGCGCCTCAAGGGC